The following is a genomic window from Lysinibacillus sp. JNUCC-52.
CACCCCTCTACTATATTTCATATAATACTTAGTATAGCCTACTTTTCAGGTGGAAAGAAAGAAGAGTCCGCTATTTGTTGTTACCATAGAAAAGATTACCCCAAAATATGAAGAGGTAATCCATAGCACTTCTATAAATTGATGAAAAAACAATGCTAGAGTCTTGTCAGGACAGCGAGCACTATAACGAACAAAGCGGCAAGCCTTCATGTCGTATGGCTTGCCGATTATGTTTCTGTCGATAAGCCGCTTCAAAAGAGAAGGGGACTCTCACTAGCTTAGGAATAATATTCCCATTGAAATAATATATCCGAAAAATCTTGTTGTAGCAGTTTTTCACGATTAATAAAAAACTTCCCTACGCCACTATCTGCCCACATAATACCGAACTCATCATTAGAATCAATCTGTAGTAAAAGGACATCATAGCGTTGTAAGAGCTGTGACGTATGTCGAATGTCCTCATCTAAAAAATATGCATAACCACCTATTTTTGCTCCTGCACCTAAAAAATGCTGTAAATATATTTCGTGCAAATTAACATCATAATTTAGAGTAGCTATTAGGCTAGGTAAATGATGCACAGCTCGATAATCTAACGCAGAAACAGGTTCTAACGTGGAGTGGAATTGTAATGCTAACTCCTCATTAATAGGAAACCAATTATTTGAGGAATGTGATTGGTGATGGTGTGTTGTCATAGTAATGTTGGATTCTACTGTCGGGTAAAATCGTACCTTATAAAACTGTTGAAAAATATCTTCTTTATAATACGCTGCATTGGCAAAAATATTAGATGATATAAAAAATTGCAAAATCCCTTGTGTAGGAAAACCTTGTATTTGCGGTACTTCTGCAAAATTTATTTGAGCTAATAAACGCATAGATTCACCAGTAATGTCTTTTGGAAGTGTTTGATAATATGGTAAATAAGGTTCACCGGCAAATTTACTTTCTGTTAATGAAGTTGTTCGTTTAGCTGGCGAAATAATAATCGCTGGAAGCAGCGAACTTTCAATTTCAGAACGTAATGGGTAGAGCTCTTTAGGTAGTGACAAATTTATCGTTTTGTTCATGCGGTGTCCTCCGAGTTTACACTTTCAAACATCAATGCCTTTAACAAATAAAATTAAAAACGTCTGTTATTATAAGATACGACATTTTGTAAGTAAATTATTCAAAGCGTAAAGTTTTATTTGATGCTCGATAAATAAACATCAAACTAATTGAGATAATGGCGATTGCAGCAGCGATGTAGTAACCAAGATTCGATTCCACTGTAAATAACCACGTGAAAAATAGAGGACCGAGAATACGTCCTAAATTGTCCATAGAATAAGAAAGTCCTGCTGCTGTTCCGTATTGGCCACCTGATTCTTTGGAGGACAGTGACACAACGCAAGTTCTTGCAAGGGCATTTCCAGCTGTAAATACACAAAGTGCAAATCCTGCCATCAATAGATTGCCCGTTAAAGTAAATAAAAGCATACCGATTGCAGTAACGATTTGAGCTCCGATAAGCCATGACGTTTCCGAACCATTTTTAATACGACGAACAACGCCTCCTTGTATGGCAGCATCTACAAAGCCACTAAACATAAATAAATAGCCAATTTGCAATGGTGTGATCTGAATACGATCAATTTGGAAAAGCTGGAATGTTGCTTCTACTCCTGCGAGCATAAAAGTTACTAAAAATGAAAACATAAATAAATAACGAACACGGTATTGCAGCATTTTGCCAACACCTTTTGGTACAATTGCTCGTTTTGTTACATCTTTTCGTTTTTC
Proteins encoded in this region:
- a CDS encoding YwqG family protein, which encodes MNKTINLSLPKELYPLRSEIESSLLPAIIISPAKRTTSLTESKFAGEPYLPYYQTLPKDITGESMRLLAQINFAEVPQIQGFPTQGILQFFISSNIFANAAYYKEDIFQQFYKVRFYPTVESNITMTTHHHQSHSSNNWFPINEELALQFHSTLEPVSALDYRAVHHLPSLIATLNYDVNLHEIYLQHFLGAGAKIGGYAYFLDEDIRHTSQLLQRYDVLLLQIDSNDEFGIMWADSGVGKFFINREKLLQQDFSDILFQWEYYS
- a CDS encoding MFS transporter; the protein is MIKPILLLMSVQFLVYLGFGIIIPVLPEVIVQHDWQNIHVGGLLTVYSLASFFTAPLWGKLSDKVGRKQLILTGLVGFSLSFIIFSIFIDNLTMLYVSRIVGGLFSGALYTAVTGFIGDMSSEEDRNKYMGFMGMSIGLGFIFGPAIGGMLGHYSLQLPFIASAVLIALLFIYAIFVLKEPEKRKDVTKRAIVPKGVGKMLQYRVRYLFMFSFLVTFMLAGVEATFQLFQIDRIQITPLQIGYLFMFSGFVDAAIQGGVVRRIKNGSETSWLIGAQIVTAIGMLLFTLTGNLLMAGFALCVFTAGNALARTCVVSLSSKESGGQYGTAAGLSYSMDNLGRILGPLFFTWLFTVESNLGYYIAAAIAIISISLMFIYRASNKTLRFE